The DNA window GCGAACAGCTCTAGTCTTGCGGCCATTTCGAGCGGACTCGTTTGCCTTTTGATTTAACGCACCGAAATATCCTAAAGACGGGCTTTGACGGGCGTCTTGAAGGTGTCGGGAGCAGGTGCAGCCAGTCAAGCCCGCAGGCAGCTTCACATGTAGCCTCGGAGCCGCCTCTGTGGAAAAGCTACGACCTGCTCCAGGCTGGACATCACATTTTAAGAATGACGTCCACGATAGAGAGGAAAACACTGGAGGCCAATGAGTAAGTATGAAAGTTCtatacattaaaataatgtcatttctGATTGAAACGAGGCGTTCAAGGACGCTTcctcgtcgtcatcatcatcatcatcatcatcatcactgataCGACAGACAAACTACTGCAGACAGCTGACAACATGAGCTCACAAGTCTCCTGATGTTTGTTGAGGAAAAATATTCAAGTTCACCTCTAACAACAGACTGTGTGAAAAACGAGTTAAAATATGGGTTAAAAGTTTAGTGTTGCCCCGAACAGTAAAGCGTTGAAAATGTAAAACGTTTCAGGGTTTATTTTACTTATCTTGTTTGCTTTTTACGTAGAATAGATGTCACCTTCCTCTGATTAAGAAGCTTTGCCGTTTTGTGACTTTAACGAATGAACTGGATCCAATGGCTCCCTCAGGTGGACGGGGACAAATCACAAAATGACCAGAGAGCCAGATGAAAATAGTTAGAAATTACATGTGTTACTTTTTGGGATAAAGTGGTAGAACACAGAACATATAGAAGTGTGGCTCAGTATGACAATACCTAAATCACAGAGGCTTTTTCCCCAGTCCATCAGATGGAACAGCCGAATATTACAAAATATGGGCCAGCACTAACAAATATTGGGAACGTCTGTGCTGCTGGAGGATCCTCAGGTTCATGAAGAGCACTTGACCTTCACGTTTGAAGAACTAGATGGGCTGCACGTTAGAAACTGGGTCGTATGAACGTTATTAAGAAGCAAGGATGACAGTGAGACCTTCATGAGGTCATTGGCTTTCTTTTATGTTTGCATACATTAGGTTGTACATTAGAGTTTTTCCTTTTATCACGTTTAAGAATGATGCTGTGAGAAAGTTcaatgacaaagacaaaataaatagtttttatatagaaatagaaattaGCTATCCTGACCACGACCTAAGCCAGAGTCTTGAGCCACCAATGCCAAActctaaatgttatttttcagtaaTAATGTTGTGTCGATAGGGAATTAACACAACACTGTAGGGCCCAAACAATTGGTTATATATTTCATCAGTGGAccaacagaaaataattaagtCCAACGACACTatttgacaaaaacattcacTTTAACTGCAGCTATCCAGACATACTTTATAAGAATCAGTCGATCAAACATTGAATAACcgattaaaaacaaactattgtTCGTTCACAATTGAAATTTTCTAACCAGTCATCTTGTCTTGTAGGGAGCCGGTGGACGAGGTCCTCCAGATGCCGCCGTCTCTGCTGACATGCGGTGGGTGTCAGCAGAGCATCGGTGACAGATTCTTCCTGAAGGCCATCGAACAGTACTGGCACGAGGACTGCCTGAGCTGCGACCTGTGCGGCTGCCGGCTGGGGGAGGTGGGCCGTCGGCTCTACTACAAGTTGGGAAGAAAACTGTGCCGGCGGGATTATCTCAGGTTGGTCCAGGGGATTATAAAATTAGAATTTAAGGAAGTGTTTAAATTAGTTAAGAAACTCACCAGAAAACACCGGTTGACAATGATAATACAGCTCcaaaacatattaaattaaactgaaaatagcCCCAAACATGTGGAATAAATATCTTGCTTGAGGTCTCCAACTCTTTTACTCTTTAAATTCATTCTCAGAAACGTGGAACAAAAGATTGTCTGACTGACTCTGTGTTGTACAGGATCCCTTAAATACACTGGGTGTACTACATGAATTAATATTGTACCCATTTAATTCAGTCCAAAATGAAGATGTGTTTCATTAGATGAAACACAGAAACCTGATACTAGATTAGATTATTGTAGAAAACGAGTAGCGGCCAAACACTGTGGTAGAACTAGAGCAATATTAGCgtaacacacatttcacaaacagGTCAATCCATCCGTGATAATCAAAtagtttcacaccattataCACGGGTGACTGTTTTCCATCATCTTCTCAGTAACACGTTGACACCCTCTCGCCCACTCAGGCTTTTCGGCCAGGACGGTCTCTGCGCCTCCTGCGAAAAGAGGATCCGAGCGTTTGAGATGACGATGCGCGTGCGGGACAAGGTTTACCATCTGGAGTGCTTCAAGTGCGCCGCCTGCCAGAAGCACTTCTGTGTGGGTGACCGCTATCTTCTAATCAACTCAGACATTGTGTGCGAGCAGGACATCTTTGAGTGGACCAAGCTGAACAGTAACAGTATGGTGTAGAGGAGCCTCTTGTGCAACACACTTGAGATGCCTTGTCCTCCTTGCTTTAAAGGGAGTGGACCACTGATGGATGGTTTGTTTATCCCGCATCTGAAATCCATGTGGGATCATTTTAACACATAAAAGGAGATGCTACATCTCTGCATGTCTTCCTGCGAGAGACTGCTGAAGGCTGCACCAGCAATAACAGACAGCTTCTCATCCAAGGCGtcttaaaagcaaaaaatactttagcactgaacacactgaaacacgCAATATTAGTGATTTGTTATACACTGGGTCAGACTCTGTTTTATCACCTGAAACTTTCGGGAGAAGATctgtaagttttattttacGGATCTGTAATTTGCTAATACTTTGCTATAAATAGTTATCGGGGAAATGGGGAGTTTGTTTAAGGAACTTcaatgtcaataaataaatattcattatacTAATTAATCACAGGGCAATGCAGTCtttcatatattattaaatatttacatttggaCAAATTTCACACTGAAGTTTTCAGtggacagagagaaagtgtgtcagATTATGTTGGGAATTTACTGGAATGAATTAATTGGACAAACTGTATCCTGCCTTTATAGTCTGAATGTTTATCTGTGAAACTTCTCTAAGAAATAATTAGGGAATTACAGATATGTAAATAAAAGACTGTTAAAAGACTGTCGGACTGTCATATTGTAAATGGAATACGATGTCCATTTGGATATGATCAGAATGCTTGCTTTGTATTGCCAGGTTGAACTGGTGGCGCCCTCTGGTGGTCGAGGGAACCAATGCAATACTTATTTATCTGAATTTGCAGACGTTTCTTTTATAATTTGAACAACTGCCTGGACATGAATTTAAGACTGGATACTTACTTGtcaatttatttaataaatgacaATTTACACCTTTGGGATGAGTGTTTTTGTAACACATAGTTCTTCACAGTATGCTGTGTTATTTTCTACTTCccgcactcacttgccagttcattgggtacactaGTGAGAACGAATGCATTCTAACTTTACCGTCCGGCACTAAATCTCCCTTCATCagctgtttaattttttattttatcatatttttttttttttgagaatgtAGTTTGTGATAGACTACTGTTACACGGtactgaattaaacactgaagtgtttctgttatttagcctagcccgcTGACTAAAATGaggatgtcaaaataatagaaagacGTGTCAGTACAACGCACTATAACgtaatagtactacaaaccaccgcctctaaaaaaaaaaaaaaaaaaaaaaaaaaaaacacacacacacacagctgaatcTACAGCCCttcctgttattttaaactaatgctgagAAACATATCTCTTGTGGAGATAAGATTTAGGGGAGTCTTATATtagtgtgcatttgttttcagtagaGTACTAGTGAAATAAGACCCATTTACCAAGTCAATAAACTGCAACTTTCTAGTGATCATGTGATTAATCTCATGAGCTGGGATAACAAATCAGTCATTTTCCCAGGTACAGGGCACTGTATAACACATAACTgcagtaataaaataaacaataaaacaagcaaTTTGTCAGAAACCTTCAAAACTCTGTTAGTGAACATGCATGTAAAGTAGCTACAAACGAAATTAGCGCTAGCTTTTGTTTGCACCCTCTTTAGATGAAAGGTAAAAGGGTAAAAATGTTCAATCttataaaacctttaaaaaaaatacaaacaaaacactggaatTGCCCACTTCTGTCATGAACAATAATACAGAGTCAGGCAATAACATGGTCCAGGTCGTGCTCACCTTTGACAGCATAAGGAAATTTAATATCTTTTTGCTCTTAAGCTTAGCACGGTAGCTTATGAGTGTTTCATACCAGCGTTTAGCCACAAGAGGTCACTAAAAGATCTTTAATATACGGCTCCGAGTAAACTGAACTAtccaatgaaaaacaaagaacctATTTTCAAGTGGAGTCAGGATCTCTAGTTGAGGTTCTTCTACTTTCatagtgcagttttttttgtcaggacAGCGAGAGCTAATGAAACTCATTACTGCCTGTCTATTATGGGAGGCCACGCTTCACAGCAAACTCTTCTGGCGTGAAGAAACCTACAAATagaagcagcagaaactgttaatgaaattttaatgttaaacaGTCACcatctctccttttcttcttcttctcactgtCAGTCTTCAAAGCTGGTTTCTGCTCTCTCCTTCATGACTGCCAGCTGTCAACTCGCTGTGAACCGACCGCAAGACGTGCTCCTGCAGTGCCATCCAACAACCTCCTGCCACCCTCAGTTATATTTACAGGCATAACGTCAGCACCCGGAGTCCATGAACTGCTCTAAAGTGTGAGGTTGAGAATGAAGGCGCCTGACCACACCGTATTAGCTGGTGAGAGAAGCGGCCTTAACTGACATTATAAAGTGTTTGAAAAATGTGATCGGGGGAACGATTTGCAACAAAGacagaggggaaagaaaaagtgaaaaggggggaaaagggaGAGGGCCCGGCAGCACAGAAGCTCCAGGCTGATAGCTGGGTCTGACAGCAGTTTATTCATTGACGAGGCTGGAATGAAGAAACAGGCAAAAAACCACCCAGGCTGAGAGTACGCTCTTGCTGAAAGAGAGGATTGTGGGGAAACTAACAAGTTTTCCCACAACAGAGATGGGAATACACTGTATAGGCCCACAGCTGGATCCTGGGCCTTTGCTCGTTTGGAGGTCTGCAGAATAGTCGAGAGTGGCATTAAGCAATGCTTGAGGAATGGCGgcataagaaaaaagaaaaaagaaaaaaaaaagctactatGCGGTGGTCTCACCCAACAAATCAGCACCACATTGAACAGCAGGCTTGAGATACGTGTGGATGAATAACATGTTAACTATATGAGCAAATACAATTTGGCAGCTCAGCAGACAACAATGGTGACACAGGAGTCAGGACAGTTAACGattatgttttgtttacatatttACTTCAAAGCTGTATGTATAGGAAAtgcaaaaagtttttttttttccttcagtgaATACTAGACTGACGGCTCGGCTCCAGCGACCCCCGCGGCCCCATCGAGGAtgagtggtagtagaagatgagatgagatgaatacTAGTCTGTCCCTCTGACATGAAATTCAAATATCCCAAAAAGCACTGAATGAATTGCTGTTTGCAAATGTGTACATGCGAGCAGCAGGTTTAGCTTAGTTAAGCTcggtgcatttatttttcagattgaAAGGCGGCAACTTGAAGCCAAGAAATAATGTGTCACACAAAAATATGAACAGGGTAAATCATcgcttttccctttttttttattttgtttttggattatTTCCACAAAATGAGATAAAACACGCGAAC is part of the Mugil cephalus isolate CIBA_MC_2020 chromosome 10, CIBA_Mcephalus_1.1, whole genome shotgun sequence genome and encodes:
- the lmo2 gene encoding rhombotin-2, yielding MTSTIERKTLEANEEPVDEVLQMPPSLLTCGGCQQSIGDRFFLKAIEQYWHEDCLSCDLCGCRLGEVGRRLYYKLGRKLCRRDYLRLFGQDGLCASCEKRIRAFEMTMRVRDKVYHLECFKCAACQKHFCVGDRYLLINSDIVCEQDIFEWTKLNSNSMV